One Epinephelus fuscoguttatus linkage group LG16, E.fuscoguttatus.final_Chr_v1 genomic window, cccctggttgttcggcagcctcagcctctcttcttgctctctcttcttccaaaacctgtaactcttcctctgtatattctggcttcttctcaacaaacttgttgctttgatgacgggagtaactgcactaaacatacgctgtttgaaatcactccgcccagcaagtactgtatgtctggaatgtagttccagctctgcatttggcttcaaaacaactctgtcttgTAATATTACATTATCATTTCATAGCatggtgaatgtgtaagctacaagttgtccacaagagtgttttggagtcatttgatggtgtatttgattagttttgagggagagagggacctgtaccgttcacctccatttcagcgggcagctctgccccaccgatctcagaacagcatgcactgacaattaaaggtaatgtagctactcatatgactatagggattacggcaataggcgaatttgccaaaatgtcgaactatccctttaagatcaCTTGCTAAAGTCACTATTGCTTAAGAATTGGTAAAATGTATCTGAGCttatgaagaagaagaaatctcTTAAACATGCAACCTTGTCAGCAGAAAAATGTACAGAGTCAAATTGGTCAATGAGTCTTTTGCCAGCGTGACGGCCAGTCCTTCTCGATCCAGCTCTGCAGCAGTCGCAACACATCAATGCGCTGGTAGATGCGGCAAAGTTCAGTGAGCTCAGTGACTGTCTTCTGGTTGTAGCGCAGCAGGAACTCCTGGGTTGGGCTGTGGTACAAGGAGCCCTGGGTCCGGTGCTCCAGCAGGGTCAGTTCATCGTAGCTCATCCCCCAGCGACTTGCAAAGTTCTTCCAGTTTTTGATGGTGCAGTGGTTTGGGTCCAGCTTGAGCCGCAGTAAGTCCAGGAGATCTTTGTCATTCATGAGGTCACTGATCTTGGGAGGAGGTGCTGGGCAGCAGCACTTCTCACAGGGACTCTTTAGTAACTGCAGTTCTTTGGGGTAGTCTGAGCTCGGAGATGGACAAAGAAGATGGAGTTAGCTCAAGAGAATGTGTTCATTGCAAATTACATAGTATTGACAGTAATTTTAAAAGGGAATAAATATCTCAActaaagtttaattaatttcttaattaatttattcagtTACTTTCACTATCTGCCGCCTAATAGCCATTAGACACTTAGGCCATATTGGGTGTCCCTGTCACTTAGTGGTCTAAGGCACATGCTAACTCCCTCCTCTCCCCATGTCTCCCATCTGCCTCTATTGTCAACTATTAAGGAGATAGTTGaggtggggttgtatgaggcacTCCATAGCCAGTGTATTACCTTCAGTACATGGCAGCTGAATCTACTCAGAATGGCGGGGCCCGATTACGGGGGTACTAACGGTCTAGAGTCAATGACAGTACAAACTGTCCACAGTGTCCCTCTGATGCTGTTTGCTGCAAAAGAGAAGAACCCCTTGGCAGTGGTGGGAGCTTGtcttttctctgcaggattttattttttgcaatattattGCAAAAAAGAATATTCAACTGAACGACAAACATGCATGATCAAAAAAGCAGATTGGGCCCCTTTGGAACTGGAAAGATTCGTGGGTCCAGGGCAGCCGCACCCTCTGTTCCCATTCGCTTTGCTATATATGGGACAGGGACATAAAGGCGGTGGGAGCGCTGACACAGAAGCTCAGCAAtttcctgctgtggatgggaCTTAGCAGAAAAACGAGAGTGAAATGGGTAGGAATATGGAAGTTCTACGATTCTCAAAATGTAGTGCAaaaggaaagggctgtctggcAGCAaagtaaaacagtgaaaatattgtCAATATAGCATCTACATGGACCacttttattaaggcttaaagttatgcataattaagggcagggtCACTCTGAGTGGCAGGCTGCTGATAGCGTCCTCggtttctcagtcagatccataCCTCGCTCCTCcaaagctccaccctcttgttcagatatggtcacttctgactccaaaaaaccaagatggcgatggttGAAATGCGCGGCTTCAAAATGGGATGCCACAAACCAATtgatgacatcatggtagctacgtctattattttttacagtctatatTATTgcccacactttttttttctacctaaaatgttgctgttattgcACATCTTTCACATCATTGTTTTCAATTTGAATGCCTGGCAGACGTGCTTAAACACCAAAGGGACACCAGAGTGGCGTGCACGCATTCCTGAGCACTATGTACTGTGACAAGGACTTTCCCTTCATCCTTAaacatcagtctgtgataaatatgaagaAGAAGTTAATCATTTTAGCACAggactacccagagctttacatttaCATCAAAATTCCTTGTCTCAAGGAGGTTGATGATACTGTGGAAATTTTTGGCAATATTTCAGGTTAACAATTCACCAAAAATTGACACAATTTTTATCTGGAGTGATTCAGTCATGATTTTCATATCGATATAACAATTGATATACCTGGTGAAGTAGATATTGGGCAGGTGCAATCTTCGACATCTTGAACTGGCtacaacacagagaaacacaaatgaTTACTAtttgtgacatcacatcctGTATAATGTTCATTTTCTGAACAAaaaatttgaagacatcagaAACAGTCACCATTGTCTTCTCACACTTTACCTTCTGCACTACAGAAAAATCATTGGTTGCTGGTTGTTAGAGTAACACATTCTGCAGCTTGGGAGATTTTCAACTGTGGTTTATTtgttacattaaacacacaaacatctaaGGTCATTCAGTGGATGAATCAGCTGTTTTTCCATGTTGAGGTCATGTTCATTTTACTACCTACAGTAGTAAGCTGTTATTGCattatattgatttttaaacTTAAGCTGTGCCTTTCTCTAGTTTTTTCAAAAGTTTGGTTGTGGCAGGTGCATGTCTCCTCTTACAAATGTTATGTGCCTCTCATTGTGAACATGATGCGTTTTCACTGGCTTCTGCAAGTTAAACATATCTCAACAAAAGTCACGTTGCACACTACTGTACATCAATGCCAGACACAGAATCAAGACACTGCGTCTGGGGGATTTATACATTTTATCACTGATGACTGGAATAATTAAATTCCCCTCTCAATTCCAATTGCTAATCTTTCCTATATGTTTATTTTCACCAATGCTGTTTTTTCTAAAGCTGCATGATGGAGAATCATGTTACCACTGTCTCTTCCttctgtgtctctgctctgtTATTAGCAAAACTcacagctgcacctccagctcaGTCGGTGGGACAAAACCACATCCTGTATGCTCACAGCCTAAAATAGAAAGCACTCACAGAGTATGTAGTTACCACAGCCAAGGTAGAATACAATTCTCtatatttgttttaaagctggggtaggcagttttctgaaaaaacaaaaacaaaaacaaaaacaacagaatttgaaaatacagcCCTCCTTCTCAGGCCCGCCCACAAAATCCAATAAACAAGCCCTTCCCAAAACTGCTTTACTCATGTGTGTGCTCTCTCCCTCCTAGTTTAGATCAGTAAATTTCTCAGGCCAGGCAGCCAGCtacctgcattttttttctctttcttccaaGTCGAGATATGATGTGCCTGGTACCCTgggtgttttggttgtttatgtTCTGGGAAGCcttgtcaacttctgcctgttacttgcattgtctgttttcaaaatacacttccacggagtaaaaagctaatgttaggctataaacaaaatACACTACAGTCGCATGACGAAACATCTGGCGCAGTGCagcgtgatgacgttctgtagtctcatttggCCATTTGTTAGCAACCTCCATTTTTAACCCTCTGCAGTCCACAGCCGCGCCGGCGCATCAAAATCACGTGACTGATTTGAGACGATGTAGCAGCAACACGCAGTCTCGCTGAGTCCCCGTTTCATTTTGTGTGGAAAGTGCAAACTTCAAACTTTGTACCACTTGTACCACAAATCGTCTTGATAGGCCATATAAAACCGGacttatgataaataataaacgCCATGATTTTCCTGAATACTGTTGTCAGGTTTGATCCGCGTTTGGTGCAGGAAGAAACGGTAAAAACGGGCTGTTCGGCCTGACGAAGGTGCTGaaggcaacaacaacagcaaaaaaaaaaacaaaaacgacaCCCCCTTTCCTATTGGTTGAAAAATGCACCACGTCAACCAATCACAAAATTGTATGACAACACACATCATTTGTTGCTGGGGGAGAGGGGAAAGTTGTAGGAGTGACGGTAGCGAGAGAGACAGCGATCGCGATCATAGATAGAGTTGGGATTTGTGACATTTAGCGTGCTTGGAGTGTATAGTTAGTGTGTGGTGTAGTGTGTtttggaagaggagagaggaaaatgagCCTCCGACGACCGCACCTGTAGTGTGCTGTGGTGGACAGGAACTGTTTTTCAGAGTGGCACAAATAATTTGTGTGGCATCTGATTGTTTTGTGAATAGTTGTTCAAAAAACGCCTGAGGCATTGCTTGCATTTTAATGTATATAGTCAACGTTGTTGTTTGCTAAATTAGGACAAATGTTTTTTAAGTTTACAATTTATATTTCTATTCtaagttacaaaaatggtttGTTAGACATGTGTGtggttttcacagtaaaaaatcaaactttttcctagttggattttatgttttttttgtgtgaatttaggtccagtgtgttaatacagtatgtcaaaatgaaaaaataactgtaaagtcacacaggtgaggttgtgctgaaaaGACTGATACCAAACAAGGCAAGGTAAACAgttttttaaggtgaaatttaaaggtaaaatgaaaAGTAGTCAAAAACGGCCAATTATCCCCTAGACCCCAAGACATATAGAAGGTTCAAAATTCACAGTGAGGTAtatactgatgtattttatgtcacagaaaaaagtgtgaaaatccctcaagcttgtgttaaccacagaccttatttgaggctcATAaccaaaaactttaaatgctctaaatgctaactcatttctgggttttagtaCTAATTCCTGGTGGACTCTATTGGCCTATGCAAAtgcgctgttgtgagcatttctactgtacttgtgtggtggtgtgtctgtgtcactctgcagttacatctccaaaacactagtcagcagtgGGGTTTTagtgaagtgctgttaagtcTTAttaacacacctaaaacacactttaaacatggcttaataaaGACAATCTTAAATGTAATTACATAAATCAGCTTCATTCTAACTCACCCAGTTCACAGGCAAagcatttttcttttgctggatgattattagcacaagcctgtcaCATTTcccattgcataaattagcctagctgctagTGGAGTTTTCCAcaactcatatgaagccaggaacacATTTTACATTGGTAACATTATAAAATTAGGTGCCATTAAAAGTCACAAGGTTCACCACCAAAACCATTGCTTAAACTAGACAATTTTcccacacaaatacaacatactaTGTTATTAGCAAAAGCCtataacattttaaattatacaaattagcctagtggctagtggactttcctctactcataagctaaaatgctattttgtgggggctttattgtctccACAACTGATTGTATTttatctgtggaaaaaaagttaataaaagcttTGCTTCTAtggagggaaatggttttcagcttaaAAAACCCCCCAGAAGGTCTGCTTCGTAGCAacgtgtttttacatttctgaggATGTGCGCGTCAAGCAATAGCATAATTCGATGCAGCAGTATAAACCCAACCTTAGGGATGTGCGTGCACATCTGCATTTGCCAATAGAAACATTCTCTCTTTGAAATGACCAAATGATGATTGGCTAAAGTCTCCCGATTTAGATTTTCTTaagcctgaaaacagaattGAGAGGAGATGCAGAGGTCTTGTTATCTCTTAGACCACTTGAATTATAATACGATTTAAGGTTATTATGGGGTTTTtgcccccaaaaaacaaaaactgcctatcccagctttaatgatagaaaaaaaggtgaatatGCATTTAGATCCAGATCTGTATGAAGATACACATGGTCATGATGGTAATTGCTGTTTGGTTGATGGTGGTTATATACAGTGTTGGGACGTAGCTagtagtaactagttacatgtaactACTTACATGCATCTAGTTACATGTAATACAATCACAGAAGAAACGTAATTGTAATCACTTACTTTAACTGAGAAAAAATACTTCATTAAATCACAGTTATGAATCAAAATGTTTGTGATTACAAAGGGGTTACTTTCAATTTATTCTTTTTGATAAAAagattacattaaaaaataacattcattttgttgctttgcatcttttcaccGGCGGGAATGTCTTCTTTTCACAGAGCCTTTTTTCAGACagttttcagctttattgcccaGTTTAAAGTTAGAAATGTAGCCTGCtgaaaatttaattaattacattactttgatgaagtaattaaaatagtgACATTACTTATTACATGTTGACAGGGTTACTTCTAATCTGTAAtgtattgtatatatatatttcaaaagtaaccttcccagggcgtcggtggcttagtggatggagcaggtgccccatgtacaaggcagtttccgcagcggcccgggttcgacttctgcctgtggccctttgctgcatgtcattacccctctctctttcccccccttcatgcttaactgtcctatctataaaggcaaaaatgcccccccaaaaaaatatatctttaaaagtaaccttcccaacactggtcatacatttggaaaatacccCAATTTATTATTTAATGCATGATGACGTTTCAGGCTGACCTCCTCCTTTGTGTACTAATTGTTAAAAATAGATACATACTGATTGATTTTTGGCATACTTTTACACCTAATCATTTTATATAAGGTTTTTTTAGGACAAGTTTCTGTAGGCATAAAACTTCTGTGCATCAAGTAATATTTTCTGGGTGACTATATTTTCATATCAAACAACTACTTAAAAACTTGTTCAAATACTCTGTAAATCAACTTGGGGAAGACCGGATTAGGTTTGTTGGAGAATTAATGCATTgtcataaaataaagtaaactaAAGTAGATCATAAAAGTCTCTGCactaaaaaaatgtcatcagttctTTTTTGTCTGAAGTCCTAAACTGCTCACAGACCGCTGATCCTAACGCCGCGCTCACTGTTGCTGAAGACGTCTATCAGGGTAACCATAAGCATGTCATGCCTGACTTCAATCAACATACTGACTGCGCCACAAGGGTAATACAGATGCTAGATCAGTGTTACACGCCACAGAGCGGAATCCCTTCCTTCGATCAGCAAGGGTAACGACACAGCCACTCTGCAGAGATCAAAGtatataaacaaactacagcgCATATCCCCAGTGATGTCAGAGGTCAATCAGAGGCCACCCTGCAGACTGCACTACATGATGCAGCCTGGAGCAAGTTCCAGGTCACCACTACCAACATCACTGATGACATAAATTAACTCACTGAGTCTGTGGTAGATTTAATCTGTAAAACTACAGAAGCAGCTGCACCAGaaactacagttaaatcattccacaatcAGAAACAATGGATTACCAGGACCATCGAGGAtgctataaacacacacattgcagTTTACAAATTAGGACTGcagtctggaaacatggacaattataaagcagcagcttaCAATGTAAAAAGAGTCAAAAAAGGACTAAAGTACAATGCACAAGttgaaggagctgatgggattgTGTTTTATTGGAGTTGTCCTTGTATGTACTCCATTACCCTCTGAAACTAAGAAAACCTCGCTCTAAAAGTCAGCCATGGCTGAATAGTGAAACCTGTGCTTTCAGGCTATTGTGTCGAAAGGCAGAACGTAAATGGAAAAGACAGACTTCAAGTCTCACTTGACATACTGTGAGGCACCCTGGCAAACTATCAGCAATCTGTCAGAGCTGCAAGGGCAAAATATTTTGCCACCATCATTTCCAGAAACTCTAATAGTCCCAAAGCTTTGTTTCACACAATAAATCTGGTATTCAACCCAGTTGCTGCTACCTGTCCTGTCCCAACCACAGCCATttgtgaggatttttttttaactttctctCTTCAAAAATGAATCATACTGTATACAATCTAATTTTTCATTGCCTGCCATTGCCTGGTGTCTATCTGTTCTGCCTTCTTTACTGACTTTCAGACTGTCTCTCCGTCCAACATTTATGATATAATCTCTCACACAAAGTCCATGACCTACGCCTTGGACATTGTTCCTACATACAAAGACGTGTTGGAGACTGTAGGTCCCACAGTCTCCCTTATTATAAATAGCAGTCTTACAAATGGAATCCTGTTTTCAATATATATAAAGTCCAACCTCTAATTAAAAAGCTGAACCTTGAGAAATCTGTACACAATTTTCGTCCCATCTCCAAGTTTCCATTCCTGCCCAAAGTACTGGTGTAAACTGTCTACTCACAGCTTCTGTCTTATCTAGCTAATAACAATATCATGGAGAAattccagtcaggttttagagCTTGTTACAGCACAGAATCTGCCCTTCTCAAAGTGTCAAATGACCTACTGCTGTCCTTAGATAGTGATAAACTTTAATTCTATTAGACCTCAGTGCGgcctttgacactgttgatcactgtattttattaaatCATCTTAAAGAACTGGTTGGCATCCAGCCCTCAAGTACTTTGCCTCCTATTTTTTGGACAGGTCTCTTTCTGTTAAGATTGGTggcctctcctcttcttcctccagtATCACTTGTGGTGCACCTCAAGGTTCTATCTTAGGGCCTACTTTATTTGCACTGTACATGCTTCAAATATGTTCCATTTTCAGCCAGCACAATGTCTCCTTTCACTGTTTTGCTGATGAAACACAAATTTACGTTCCGTTAAACCAAGGGGACTCCAGCTCCATCACATCCCCCCTTAACTACCTCCAAGATGTGAAATCCTGGATGTCAAAAAACCGTCTTCAGTTAAATGATAACAAAATAGAAGTTATTGTTTTTGATCCCCCCAAAACCACAGACAGCATAGTCAGCCACTTGGGGCCACTCACATCATAAATTCATACCCATACAAGGAATCTTGGTAATTTTTGACTCTGCTCTCATATTTGACAAACAATTCAACTCTGCAAGGCTGTTATTTTCAACTAAGAAACACTGCAAAACTCAAGTCCATTGTCTCTCACAATGACATGAAAACTGTAACCACTGCATTTATCTCCTTAAGCCTTGACTATTGCAATTCTCTGTGCCAGTCATCTTTGTCTCACCTGCAGCTGGTGCAGAATGCTGCAGCGAGACTCCTCACTGGTGccagaaaaagagacagcattacaccagtgctagcatccctgcactggctaccTATCAAGTACAGGgttgattttaaggttcttttatttgttttcaaagccataCATGGGCTAGCACCCCAGTATATTGCTGAACTTCTCTGCCCCTACTCCAACTCCCAACCTCTTAGATCCTCAGAACAACTTCTTTTAACTGTCCCGCGATTGAGGCTGGTAAGGGAGATCGTGCCTTTGTGGTACCTGCTCCCAAGCTTTGGAATAGCCTTCCCCTCTCAATCAAATCCTCCCCCTCCATTGACAttttaagacaaatcttaaaatgTACATGTTTTTAATGGCCTTTGGTTGAAGTGGTTTTACTAATTTAGAATTTTATAATCTTTTTATGTATGTAATTGTTCTTAGCggtgttattctgttttatatttgtgtacattttatattgctatatatctgtgtgtcattcttttagtttgtatagcactttggtcaactgcagttgtttttgaatgtgctatataaataaatttgatttgatttgatgatttcatgtgacaaataaaggattgattgattgattgattgattgattgattgatgattcaAACAAAGGTTGTGCATGAACACATGTATCAAAGGTGGTAATACTGACCTGTCTTATTCTGTTTGAGGAGGGACACAGGCATCCAGAGGGCATGGAGCTCAGGTGGAGTGTCACAGCATCTGGTGGAGACACATAACTGACATGTGTATTGTGACAAAAACACGGCAGGAATGCAATCATCACTGACAACCATGCTTGAAAATCTTGAACAACAGAAGACAATTTAAAGTGTACTGTAAATTCTCAAATAGTGTCACTAGTGTCAAGTTTTATTTGTTGCTTACTCAACCTATCTCCCAttaaaaagtgaaatgaaatagatatagatagatagatagatagatatagacagatagatagatagatagatagatagatagataggtgtACTGATGGAATTACTATTGTAAAAACACACGAACAGGCAATTCACCATCTCTCTTTATTTCATTTGATTGCACTGGCCACTCTGCCTCTTTTTGAGAATGTGCAGTGTGGATGAATGCTACAGAAATAGTACATCTATACACACGTATGCTTTGTAAAATGGATCATTGTGGTTTGACTTCCTTATTTACCGTTAGGATCCGTCACCTGCACTGGATAATTGGCCTCCAGGGACTGTGGGAGAGACAAGGACAGATAAGATACtatcagagagaaaaatataGCCACATGTGGCAGTCACAGGTTAAAGCTGTTTCttgatcaacagaaaaaagCAGGTCAACTGTAAAATCAAAGCCACAAGTAGCAGCAAGTGGGTTTAGACCTTCACATAACTGAGCAAAGTCAGTTACGTATGCAGCATTGTAATAACTGGaaactcagtacatttacatgacattcGAGAAAATTGATTCATTGCGTTAGTTCGACTTAAACtgaacttttaaaataaatttgactgtgttagtccaactgaaatcatACTAAATTGAATATCTCAAAGTCatactaacacacccagataatgtgattggaGTCttattactcctgcatgtatacagtcaatcgaACCCAAACTGGCTCAGGCGCTCTGCGtgtgctccacagtttccaccccgggctttgacccagaagtcgaAAAGTATTAAATAGGTAACAGaggaagaagccggtaacaacaggGTGAGGGAGGCAGGCAGTTGACTTGAAATTATAGCAACTTCCGACCAATTTCAAATTTACGATTCCTCTCTAAAATAATTGAAAGATCAGTTGCAGCTCAGGTCCACACTCACCTTAGTCACAACAATCTGTTTGAATGATTTCAGTCTGGTTTTCGCTCCTTTCACAGTACTGAGACAGCTCTGGTAAAAATCACTAATGATCTCCTAATGGCAGCTGACTCTGGGCTTTTAACATCCTCCTTAGCTACCATTGGTATCACTGGCACTGTTCtaaactggtttaaatcatatCTCTCTGGCTGCACTCATTTTGTTCAAATCAGAAATTTCAGATCTGACTCTTTTCCAGTTACTAGTGGTGTTCCTCGGGGCTCTGTCCTAGGTCcccttttatttattgtctACCTTCTACCTCTTGGCCATATCTTCACAAAATTTGGTATTCAAAatgttatgctgatgacacccagctctatctATCCACTAGGCAGACTTCCATTCACCCCCCAAAATCCCTTTCTGACTGCTTATTGGATATTAATTCTTGACTTTCAAACAACTTCCTCAACCTTAACAAAAACTTAAACAAAACTAAGGTTCTCCTTGTGGGTACTAAATCTACTCTGGCTAAACCACACAGTTTCACTCTAACCATTTATAACTCCAAAGTCCGTCCATGCCCTCAggttaagagtctgggtgtGATCCTGTACAGTACATTGTCCTTTGAGGCCCACATCAACAATGTTACTCAATCTGCATACTTTCATCTATGAAACATTAACTGTCTTTGCCCATCACTTCCACCTCAGAGTGCTGCTATCCTTGCTCATTCTTTGGTTACTTCTCGTATTGACTATTGCAGTTCTGTCCTATTGGACCTATGGTCTTCCTCTCAAATGTCTTCATAAACTCCAATTGGTCCAGAATTCAGCAGCCCCTTTCATTACCAGAACCCCCTCCATAGATCATATCACTTCTGTtctgcagcagcttcactggcttcctgttaaatATCACATCAATTTTAAGATTCTGCTTCTGACCTTTAAGGCCCTTCATAATCAAGCCCCTCCctacctgtctgaactcctCCATATCTACACACCCTATAGTACTCTTAGATCCTCTTCTGCACTCtaactcacatcaccatctgcccgCCTGACTACTATGGGCTCTAGAGCCTTAAGCTGTTCTGCCACCCGCCTCTGGAACTCTCCCCCCTACAACATTTGCAATATTGACTCCCTTTCCACTTTCAAACCCCCGCAAACACATCTTTTCAAGCTGGCATACTCAGTCTGATTTAATGGTGACACAcatattgatgatgatgattttattatGATGATTATATATCTAATATTTATAATTGTGATTTTTGTCtagtcattttattaacttttattgtatattactgaattgtttgattttactatctatggatacattgctacttgtttttttactgtgtcttgtaaggtgtccttg contains:
- the edaradd gene encoding ectodysplasin-A receptor-associated adapter protein, with the translated sequence MGDVSDPKMSSLRTYKEPFDITSSEPVEDTDTTSFVAEFSLEANYPVQVTDPNDAVTLHLSSMPSGCLCPSSNRIRQPVQDVEDCTCPISTSPDYPKELQLLKSPCEKCCCPAPPPKISDLMNDKDLLDLLRLKLDPNHCTIKNWKNFASRWGMSYDELTLLEHRTQGSLYHSPTQEFLLRYNQKTVTELTELCRIYQRIDVLRLLQSWIEKDWPSRWQKTH